Below is a window of Humulus lupulus chromosome 2, drHumLupu1.1, whole genome shotgun sequence DNA.
atacataaaacttacatttttacgaaaataccataatttattgagtaacttgaaaataagagttatttacaaataaacagaatactaagaaggattttgggatcccattgtctttaaaacaaaacaagatttaaaataaaagacattacataaaaatgcggaaaaatacacataaaaaccataaaaacataaaaggagactatatcctcgaatcgaataacgctcggccccttgactccattcatcatcgatacacattctccaagcgtcacgaatctttccgcctataaacttattttcctgcacataaacagaaaggagtgagcctaatgcccagtaaggaaaatctaacacaaagtcacatacataatttcataagaaaacataaagacttaacataatacatataacatacacttattataatggccattattacttggggtcccatagactaaacaagcatatgcccatgggattagtggggtcctactagctaagtaggtcatatgcccataacccatttggggtcttgttagtcatatgggtcatatgcccaagcctacaaacatacacatatatcataacacttttaataacataaaacatatagataacataatcacataacatgttgattctagcctatttccttaccaaagttaccgagaatatggactgagttgggattgttggaacactcctaaaaccataagaaagagtaagtctaaagaaaggagatgaaatgaaagagatggaaagactaaaccatagaaaacatacttaccgacttatatgcttaaaagcttggattccctaaccaaaataagaataaggttaggggactgagtagaaggttttgagaaaggaaataacataaaaatacagaaaagaactagagttttgggtttacctcaaggattgcaagatcaatctaacatccaccgaaatactatagcactcacttcccaaagtgtttaataagcttatgatgtttaagcttatagtttttttttccccaaaccaagtgtttacactctcacactcacttaacactagcagcctctgaacttagagcaaatggtgaataatggctgggtactaggtcctatttatagagtttgggaatgaaaatatcttgattttacttgaataaaaataatggctttttaagtgaaaatcatttgaataatcgttcagcagaggctgaagagtcgttcagaagatgctggactgttgaaggagtttgaatggctgaagggaaaagaattcaaatgtatttgaattcatgctggtggaggcgatatatcgcctggacctttgttcccgaggcgaccgtgcatcgattcgtgttttccgtatctacgtgctgcgacatatcgccccctatagctgcgatatatcggcatacgctgaatatttaaacacgaatttacacatttttagctgagtttgaatggagtaaacagccttgactaagccctcaacgtgctcaaagctgctgactgaccctatacattcaaacttttacccttatttaatttaatcctcaaaaatacttaatccttaattaccattcaaaacatgtgcttaaaatcctattggttgatgtctaaaccttataatataataatataatccttaatatcagacacattaatcaaaccttaggttatacttaatattcttaaactataggttaaacttagaaaatctataagtactactatgagtgtccaaataactcccggtctgaatcaaaaatccaaagtaacaatgataacactaaacatactataatactactaaacaattagctaagtaaagttcttggactctacagtacgATAGTGGGTCGATAGGGTTACGATAGTGTTTGTGTTTTCTCATAACTTCAGGTTGAAGATGACTGTACAataggggtacgatagtggtTCGACGTTAGTACGATAGTTTGTGTTTTCTGATAACTTGAGGTTGAGGGTGAAGGTACGATAAGGTACGATATTGGGTACGATGTGTGCCCGATATTGGGAACAAAttgttgtgttgttatattccGATGGTGTACAATGTGAGGTACGATGGTGCACGATAATGTTATAGTTccagtttttaattttttttcattagtgtccgatatggtgcgatagtgtccgatagttgctcgataatagattgcagaatataaaatttgatgttttttttgttattctatttaattggatatttatttgttttatgcagaacttaagacctccacaactgatagttccagtagaggaacattttacgggacgtatcacttggcgcggcagttggtactttccaaagattaaagaaaaatttatacagtgtggtttattggatagggtgaaggaatcccctttcaaacagttcttcatggcggaaccattaaatttttctggtgccttagtccatcagctattgttgcacaaattcagaggggagaagactgacgaagtccagttttatattgggaaaaaacgatgtagatttagccaattggagttcgttttagttactggtttaaatttCGAGGGCGGACCGTCTGAAGCTGAGATTAAAGCGAAGACCCCTTCGGATCGGTTGATTCTTGAGTACTTCAATGGTCATTCCCCAATGAGCATAGGGCAACTGCGCAGAACTTTTGAGACTTGTCAAagttgatgatgtgtacaagatGGGTTTGTGTTTATTAGTAGAGGGTGTTTTGAAAGGTCGTGAGGAGAAGTTGATGGTTTGGACTGACATGCTGAAAACGGTAGATGACGTTGACTTCTTTTTCCAGTACCCGTGGGGGAAGATATCATACCAGaagttgttacaaacttgtcaaaaagactttgtagaaatgaagaagcatttacagaagaagattgagaaaggaaagactcagaaggaggccaagtactctatttatgggtatgctgcagcattgcagtattgggcttttgagtccatcattgagttgggtcaggattatgctgtgagattgggccaaggcattccaagaatgatcaactggtagagcaaggagaaagtagagatacacaaagagcaacttattaaattgtttgccaaaaaggtgagcttttactttactttttaaatattttgaatgttctatatttttttctagatatgcaattctatgggtactgcacgataggaatacgatagggtacgatttgagtacgattgtggggttattttgtggtttttttgTCAACTGTTTGAAAACTGGCTAAGGGGTACGATTTGGTACGATGATGGTCCGATTGGGGTACGATATGTATTCTTTATTAATGTAGTTGTAGAGGTACGATATTGGTACGATGTTGTATGATGATGGTACGATAGTTAGCAAGTAATTCTCACTTACGGGTacgatattgttatgttatgggtacgatatgggtacgataattgCATGATATGGGTATGATATGGTACGATTGAGGTACGATAATTGCATGATGTGGGTACGAtatggtacgattggggtacgatagtttACCATTGTTCATCGATgacaattacttattttttatattgttttactttccaatctaaatattcattgttttttgtggcagttgacagtatacccctacctgtgtgcccgacctgctgaagaacagtatgtgaggacccttacagacaatgaagccccattgtatgtggacatggggttagaggaactagaggtgggtgccgatggacagcctacacaggaagccttacagagccaggctgaaaagcttgctgaaaagttagctgagcaagcagaagcagcaaatatttttaaggaggttTCACCACCTCCAGCACCTGAGGTTCCCCCATCAACACATCATGCCAGCACCTCCTCCCAAGCTGAGCAACCAGGCTACTCTAtgattttggccaggttggaaaaggttgaagggcaacaaagtgcccttattaaagatcagtccgagatcttgggtcaattgcagaagctgatgacaatgatggaagatcttagtaggccagctccagatccacaccctcagtccactgaagaaggccctcagtctcctatagatgaagacattctccctaatgATTACAGACCTGATGATGTAGATGATCACATTTTTCGTACACCAGAGGATAGGCAAATTACTGTAATCGAAGATACTGATGATTCTGAAGTACAATTCTTAGACGTAGCTCCACCAGCAccggagaagaggagagaaagaaagaggcctaGGTGGTTCGATGAGTACACTGCAATGAAGAAAAGGAATAAGAAATCGAAGACAGCAGTGAATGTGGATCCATTGAGGGTTGTTGATGGTAAATTACTTATGAACTTTCACAAGTGGTTTCTTGGCACCATTTGGAATAAATATCCGAGGGAATGCTTCTCAGGGACACACGATGTTGCTTGGTTCCTGAAACTGCATACTCCGAGGACATGGCTTTCTgactctgtaagttttctataacttcataattaaagaatgttgaaaatttatttaaatgtttctatatgtagtggtacgatataggtacgatggtagtacgattATTATAAGTGTCAAATTATAAACTGTTTTTATTGTCCATGGTACGATggtggtacgacattagcacgatatgggtacgatataatttgttaagtagttactattaacatcgtaattttagaatttgtagtgggacGATATAGG
It encodes the following:
- the LOC133815629 gene encoding uncharacterized protein LOC133815629; this encodes MSRNLRPPQLIVPVEEHFTGRITWRGSWYFPKIKEKFIQCGLLDRVKESPFKQFFMAEPLNFSGALVHQLLLHKFRGEKTDEVQFYIGKKRCRFSQLEFVLVTGLNFEGGPSEAEIKAKTPSDRLILEYFNGHSPMSIGQLRRTFETCQS